One Gordonia pseudamarae genomic window, AAGGTCGATTCGCTCATCTCCGAGCTCGCCGGTCACGGACTGTCGGGCCGCCCGTCCAACTGGCGCCGCAACCTCATGGCGTGCAGCGGAATCGAGTTCTGCAAGCTATCGTTCGTCGAAACCCGCAAGCGCTCCCAGGATCTGGTGCCCGAACTCGAAGAGCGCCTGGCCGATATCAACTCTCAGCTCGACGTTCCGATCACCGTGAACATCAACGGCTGCCCCAACTCGTGCGCGCGTTCGCAGGTCGCCGACATCGGTTTCAAGGGCCAGCTCGTGGAGGACGACAACGGCGGGCAGGTCGAGGGTTTCCAGGTGCACCTGGGCGGAAGCCTCGGCCTGGATTCCGGTTTCGGCCGCAAGCTGCGTCAGCACAAGGTGACCTCCGTCGAACTGGGCGATTACATCGACCGGGTCGTCCGCAATTTCGTCGCACAGCGTGAGCAAGGCGAGCGGTTCGCCCAATGGGCCGTTCGCGCAGACGAGGAGGCACTGCGATGACCACCGGAACCGTGACCCGCACTGGCAGACGGCACAGCGAGGACGAGTTGCGCGCGATCGCCGAGCGGGGTGCCGCCGAACTCGGCACCGACGCCGGCCCGGAGGAGTTGCTGGCCTGGACGGCACGGACATTCGGCGACAACTTCGTGGTGGCCTCCAACATGCAGGATGCCGTCCTGGTCGATCTGGCCGCCAAGCACATCGACACCGACCTGCTCGACGGGCACCCACTCAAGATCCTGTTCCTGGACACCGGCTATCACTTCGTCGAAACCCTCGGCACCCGTGACGCGGTCGAGCAGGTCTACGGCGTGGAGATGGTCAATATCCACCCCGAGCACACCGTCGCCGAACAGGATGAACTGCTGGGCCGCAACCTGTTCTCCCGTGACCCCGGCGAATGCTGCCGGTTGCGGAAGGTGGTGCCGCTCAAGACCAATCTGGCGCGCTACGACGCCTGGGTGACCGGCATCCGCCGCGTCGAGGCACCCACGCGCGCCAATGCCCCGTTGATCTCGTTCGACGAGGGCTTCGGGCTGGTCAAGATCAACCCGATCGCCCCCTGGTCCGACGAGGTGATGCAGGACTACATCGACACCAACGGCGTCCTCGTCAATCTGCTTGTCGACGAGGGTTATCCGTCCATCGGATGCGCCCCGTGCACCGCCAAACCCGAACCCGGATCCGATCCGCGCAGTGGCCGGTGGGCCGGCCGCGCCAAGACAGAATGTGGGCTACACGCATGACCACCATCGATACCAGCAGAGCAGGAGCCGACGTGTTTATCGACGAGCTTCCCCCAGAAGAGATCCACGCCGACGAGTTCACCACGCTGGACGCGCTCGAATCCGAGGCAATCCACATCTTCCGCGAGGTGGCCGGCGAGTTCGAGCGGCCGGTGATCCTGTTCTCCGGCGGCAAGGACTCCACCGTTCTGCTGCACCTGGCGCTCAAGGCGTTCTGGCCGGCACCGCTGCCGTTCGCATTGCTGCACGTGGACACCGGACACAATCTGCCCGAGATCATCCAGTTCCGCGACGAGATCGTCGAACGGCACAACCTGCGCCTGCATGTGGCCTCGGTCGAGGAGTATCTGGCCGACGGCCGCCTCACCGAACGGCCCGACGGCATCCGCAACCCGCTGCAGACCATCCCCCTGCTCGACGCCATCACCGAGAACCGCTTCGACGCGGTGTTCGGCGGCGGTCGCCGCGACGAGGAGCGTTCGCGGGCCAAGGAGCGGATCTTCTCGCTGCGCAACGCCTTCGGCCAGTGGGATCCCAAGCGTCAGCGTCCCGAACTGTGGAACGTGTACAACGGCAAGCACGCGCCGGGTGAGCATGTGCGCGTGTTCCCGCTGAGCAACTGGACCGAACTCGACATCTGGCGCTACATCGCCCGCGAACAGGTCCTGCTCGCTCCGCTGTACTACGCGCACGAGCGCGAGGTGTACGAACGCGACGGCATGTGGATGACCTCCGGTTCGTGGGGCGGGCCCCGCGAAGACGAGACCGTGGAGGTCCGCACAGTGCGCTACCGCACCGTGGGCGACGGATCCACCACCGGCGCAATACTTTCCGATGCAGACACCAACGAGGCCGTCCTCGACGAGGTGGCGGCGTCCCGGCTCACCGAACGCGGCGCCACCCGCGGCGACGACCGGGTCTCCGAGGCCGCGATGGAAGACCGCAAACGCGAAGGATACTTCTGATGAAACACCTCCCCGATCTGCTGCGCATCGCCACGGCGGGCAGCGTCGACGACGGTAAGTCCACCCTGGTCGGACGGCTGCTCTACGACACCAAATCCGTTCTGGCCGACCAGATCGACGCCGTCGTACGCGCATCGGTCGACCGCGGTCTCGACGGCCCCGACCTGTCCCTGCTCGTCGACGGCCTGCGCGCCGAGCGTGAACAGGGCATCACCATCGACGTGGCCTACCGCTATTTCGCCACGCCGCAGCGCTCGTTCGTCCTCGCCGACACCCCCGGCCACGTGCAGTACACCCGCAACACCGTGTCCGGCGCCTCCACCGCACAGCTGGTCATCCTGCTGGTCGACGCCCGCAACGGCGTCGTCGCCCAGACCCGGCGGCACGCCGCGGTGATGGCACTTCTCGGTGTGCCGCAACTGGTTCTGGCGGTCAACAAGATCGATCTGGTGAACAATCCCGCGGAGGTGTTCGCGCAGATCTCGCAGGAGTTCGGCGAACTGACCCGTTCGCTCGGCTGGTCCGATGACCAGGTCATCGAGATCCCGGTGTCGGCACTGCACGGCGACAACGTCGCGATCAAGTCCGACCGCACCCCCTACTACGACGGTCCGACTCTCATCGAGCACCTGGAGACGGTGCCCAACGTCACCGACCGCCGCCAGGTGGGCCTGCGTTTTCCGGTGCAGTACGTCATCCGTCCCCGCACAGCCGAGTACCCCGACTACCGCGGCTATGCCGGACAGATCGCGGCCGGCCGGGTGTCGGTGGGCGACGAGGTGGTGATACTGCCGTCGGGAACGCGCACCACCATCAGCCAGATCGATACCGCCGACGGGCAACTGGCCACCGCGCACACCGGGCGCAGCGTCACCCTGCTGCTCGCCGACGATGTGGATGCCTCCCGCGGTGATGTCATCGCCGCCGTCGCGGACGCTCCCGAGCCGATTCAGCAGTTCACCGCCACGGTGTGCTGGCTGGCCGAGAAGCCGCTGCGCCCGGGTGCCCGGCTGCTCCTCAAACACGGCACCCGCACCACGCAGGCAATCATCGGCGGCCTCGACGCGCTGTTCGACGAGCAGAATCTGACCCTGATCGAGTCACCGAACACGGTGGAACTCAACCAGATCGGCCGTATCACGGTACAGACGGCCGAACCGATCGTCGCCGACGACTACCAGGTGAACCGGGAGAACGGCAGCTTCCTGCTCATCGACCCGCAGGGCGGCAACACCCTGGCCGCGGGCTTGGTGGGCGACGCGTTGGCCCCACTGCACCTGCAGCAGGCCGAACTCGTCTGACGGCTGTGCCCGTCGATTCTCCCCGGCTGCTGCTCGTCGCGCACGGGAGCCGCGATCCTCGGTTCGCGGCCACCGCGCGACGGGTGACGGCATCGGTCGCCTCGGCGATGCCCGGTGTCGATGTCGAACTGGCATACCTCGATCTGAACGAACCGACCATCGGTGAGGCGATCGAGCGGTCCGGCGACTGTGTGGTCGTCCCGCTGCTGTTCGCCGAAGGATTCCACTCCAAGATCGATCTGCCGGCGATCATCGCCGAACATTCCCTTCCGGGTCGCCGGGTGGTCCAGACCCCGGTGATCGGTTCTCATCCGTTGGCCCGCGCGCTCGCCGACCGGCTGGCCGAAGCGGGCCTGTGCGACGGCGACGGCGTACTGCTGTGCGCCGTCGGTTCGTCCGACGCGGGCGCCGACCGGCATGTCCGGCACCGCGCCATCGAACTGTCGACACTGCTGCACCGGCCCGTCGAGGTCGTGTTCGCCACCAAACTCGGATCGGGTGAACACGAGCTGCTGTCCGCGGTCCGGCGGCTGAAAGCCACCGGTGCGCGGCGCATCGCGCTCAGCCCCTACTTCCTGTCGGCGGGTCTGCTCACCGAACGCGTCGACACCGCCCTCGACCGGTTGTGCCCCGACGCCCTGGTTGCCGGCCCCCTCGGCGCACACCCCGATGTGGTCAGCGCGGTCACCGACCTGTACGCCGACGCCGCCGGGTTCGGTCCGGCGTCCGACGGCCGGGCCGACGAGCTCGTCCCCGAAGGTCTCCGATCCTGCTGAGGCCTATGCCCGCCCACGGGCATAGGCTCACACCATGCGGGATTTCATCACCGATGTCGACGGTGCACGGCTTTCGGGCGAAACCTCCGAGGCACCGGCCGTCGTGCTGGTGCACGGGATGGCCGGTGACCGGTACGACTGGAACATGCTCGTCGACACGCTTCCGGACTCGCTCGCGCTCCTGCGCTACGACCTTCGCGGGTTCGGTGCGTCCACGGCGACCGACGGCGTCACGTTTTCACATTCGGACGATCTGATCGCCGTGCTCGATGCCCAGGGCATCGACCGCGCCGTCCTGGTGGGGGTGTCGATGGGCGGTGCGATCGTCGCCAACACCGCGCTCAACCATCCCGATCGGGTGTCGGGCCTGGTGCTGATCAGCCCGGGACTGATCGGCTGGCGCTGGTCCCGCGACTGGCGCACCCGCTGGAGGGACGTCGCCGCACTGGTCCGGGCCGGCGACATCGATGCCGCCCGATCTCTGTGGTGGGCGCACCCGATGTTCGACGCGGTACGGGAAACCTCCGGTGCCGGCGACCTGAGAGAGGCCCTGGACCGCTATCACGGCCGGCAATGGCTCGGCGACGACCAGCGTCCCGAACTCCCCGACATCGAACGCCTGCACACCCTCCGGACGCCGACCGTCCTGCTCAGCGGTGGCCGGGATGTCGAGGACATGCGCCTGATCGCCGACACCATCTCCGCCGCCGCACCGAACGTCGAGCGCATCGACCTCCCCGACGCCGGCCACATGCTGCACCGGGAACGCCCCGCCGACGTCGCCGCCGCCATCACCCGCCTCACCCGGCCGATACTCAGACGGTCGTGAGGGCCGGGACCTTGGTGGCGCGGGCGTAGATCTGCTCGCCGGTGACCAGGTTCAGCGCGTTGGCGTCACCACGGGTGATCTGTGCGGCGAACTCCTCTCCCGAGGCCAACGACGTGAGCTCGACGCGGGTCTCGAAACCGAGGTGAACCACCCGGTCGACGGTGGCCTTGATGACGCCGGTGTCGAGCTTGGCGTCGGCGGCGGGCAGGGCGAGTTCGGGGTTGCGGCCGATCCGGATGTCGTGCGGACGCACCAGCTCGCCGTTGAGCCGGACGGTCTGTCCGAGGAATGAGGCGACGAACTCGTTGGCCGGGCGGTCGTACAGGTCGTCGGGTGAGCCGACCTGCTCGATGCGTCCCTTGTTGAGTACCGCGATCCGGTCGGACACGTCGAGCGCCTCCTGCTGGTCGTGGGTCACCAGCACGGTGGTCACTCCGACGTCTTCGTGCAGGCGACGCAACCATTTGCGCAGGTCATCGCGGACCTTGGCGTCGAGGGCGCCGAACGGCTCGTCGAGCAGCAACACCTGCGGATCGACCGCGAGTGCCCGGGCCAGCGCCATACGCTGGCGCTGACCGCCCGAAAGCTGTGCCGGATAGCGCTTCTGGAAGCCGGCGAGCCCGACGATCTCCAGCAGTTCGTCGACCTTGGCATCGACCTCGGTCTTGGGCCGCTTGCGGATCTTGAGCCCGAACGCCACATTGTCGCGGACGGTGAGGTGTTTGAACGCGGCGTAGTGCTGGAACACGAACCCGATGTCGCGCTTCTGCGGGGACGCGGTGGACACATCATTGCCCTTGATCACCACAGTGCCCGAGTCGAGTGCGTCGAGTCCCGCGATGGCGCGCAGCAGTGTCGACTTCCCCGAACCGGACGGTCCGAGCAGCGATGTGAGCGAGCCTTCGGGGATCTCGATCGACACGTCGTCGAGTGCGGCGAAATCTCCGTAGCGCTTGTTGGCGCCGGTCACTGTGATGGACATGTCACACACCTTCCTTGCCGCCGGTGGCCCCTGCGAGAACCGCTGTGCTGCCGGAGGGATGATTGTCGCCGCCCGATGCGGCGGATTCTGCTGTGTCCGCCGACCCACCGGGGGCGGCGGTGTAGGACTGGCTTGCCTCGGCGAGGCGACCTTTGGCGCGATGTTCGATGAAGGTCATCGCGATCAGCACCAGGATGGCCACGAACATCAACAATGTCGCGGCGGCGTATGCGCCGAACTCGTTGTAATCGTCGGTATAGCGCGAGTGCACCAGCAATGTGAGGGTCTGCGATACGCCCGGGAAGTTGGACGAGACCATGGTGACCGCGCCGTACTCGCCGAGCGAGCGGGCGATGGTGAGCACGACGCCGTAGGTCAGGCCCCACCGGATCGCCGGCAGTGTGATGCGGTAGAAGGTCTGCCAGGCGTTGGCGCCGAGGGTGGCGGCGGCCTGTTCCTGTTCGGTGCCGATCTCCCGCAGCACCGGCTCCACCTCACGCACCACGAACGGCAGGGTCACGAAGATGGTGGCCAGGACCAGACCGGGGAAACCGAAGATAATGCGGAATCCGAGACTTTCGATGCCGCCGAACCAGCCGCCGTGTCCCCACAGCAGGATCAGCGCGACGCCGACGACGACCGGTGACACCGCGAACGGCAGGTCCACCACCGCCTGCAGGAACCCCTTTCCGGGGAACTTGCCGCGAACCAGCGCCAGCGCGGTGGCGATGCCGAAGACCACGTTCAGCGGCACCACGATGGCGACGATGATCAGGCTCAGCTGCAGAGCCGAGATGGCGGCGGGTGTGGTGATCCAGTCCCAGAACTGGCCGAAACCGTGTTCGAAGGAGCGCCAGAAGATCAGCGACACCGGGACGACGAGTAGCACGAACAGGTAGGCGAGTGCCACCGATCGCAGGCTCAGGCGGACCCAGGGTGTGATTTTCACTGGTCCTTCTCCTCTCGGACCGACTGCCGCCTGCCGACGATCCGCAGGACGAGCAGTGCGATGAACGCGATGACCAGCAGGACCACCGAGATGGCGGCGGCGTTCACCGGCTCGTCGACCTCGATCTGTTGCTGGATGTACTGGGATGCCACCTGGGTTTCGCCGGGGATGTTGCCGCCGATGAGCACGACCGACCCGAATTCACCGATGGCGCGGGTGAACGCGAGGCCTGCACCGGTGAGGATCGACGGCAGCAACGCCGGCAGCACGATCTTGGTGAAGGTGGTGACGTTGCTGGCCCCGAGTACCGCCGCCGCTTCCTCGACGTCCCTGTCGAGTTCGAGCAGCACCGGCTGCACCTGGCGCACCACGAACGGCAGCGTGACGAATGTCAGAGCGATGACCAGCGCGGGCTGGGTGGCGTTGAGTTGAATGTCGATCGGGCTGTTGGGACCGTACAGCGAGAGCAGCACGAGGCTGGCGACGATCGTCGGCAGCGCGAACGGCAGGTCGATGATGGCGTTGACGAACGCTTTACCGGGGAACTCGTCGCGCACCAGCACCCAGGCGATGAGGGTGCCGAAGACGACGTTGATCAGTGCGACGATCAGTGACACCCACACGGTGATCCGCAGCGCGTCGATCGCGGCGTCGTCGGTGATGGCGTCCCAGAACCCGCTCCAGCCGTTGTCGAACGACTGGACGGTGATCGCGGCCAGCGGCAACAGCACGATGATACTCAGCCACAGCCATGCGACGCCGATCTGGACGGGCGAGACGCCGCTGAAGGTGCGGGATCTGCCGAGGAATCCACCCGGCGCCCCCGCCCCGGCGGGCTTGTCCCCGGAGGGTTTGTGGTCGGTTGCGGTACTCACAGTCGCCCTCCGGAGTTGTAGATCTTGGTGATAGCGCCCTTGGAGCCGAAGAGCGCGCCGTCGACCGCTTTCCAGCCGGTCAGGTCTTTACCGTCGTTCTTGTCTGCGGTGCCCACGCCGAGGACCTCGCCGAGCTCGTCGATGGTCCACAGCTTCTCGATCGTGCCGGGGAACTGGCCTGCGGTCTCAGTGATGATCTCGGGCACGACCGGGCGGAATCCCTGCTTGGCCCATAGCCGCTGCGCCTCGGAGGTGAACAGGAAGTCCACGAACGCCCTGGCCGCGGGTTTGTGGTCGGAGGTGTTCACCACGGCCACCGGGTTCTCGATCTTGAACGTCTGCGGCGGCAGCACGTAGTCGACCTGCTGATTCTTCGACGATGTCGCGTTCTGCCGTTCGAGCATGATCGCCTCGTTCTCGTAGCTGATCAGCACATCACCCTGCCCCTGTTCGAAGGCGGTGGTGGCTTCGCGGCCCGACTTGGGCACCACGGTGACGTGATCGCGGATCAGTTCGCTGACGTAGTCGAGTCCGGCCTGAACGTTCTGGCCGCCGTTGCTCTTCGCCGCGAACGGGGCGAGCAGGTTCCATTTTGCCGATCCCGAGCTGCCGGGATTGGGGGTGACCACCTGGACACCGGGCTTGAGCAGGTCGTCCCAGTCCTTGATGTTCTTGGGGTTGCCCTTGCGCACCACCAGCGCGACGACCGAACCGAACGGTGTCGACCTATTGGGCGCCTGGTCCTGCCAGTCCTTGTCGACGACGCCCTCTTTCACCAGACGCGTGATGTCGGGTTCGACCGAGAAGTTGACGACGTCGGCGGGGACACGGCGAGCCACTTTGCGCGACTGGTCGCCCGAGGCACCGTACGACTGGGAGAAGCCGACGTCGCGGCCCTCATCGGTTTCCCGGAAGGCGGGGATGATCAGGTCGAACCCGGCTTTCGGGACGGCGTAGGCAACGAGGTTGACGTGCTGGCTGCCGCTGGAGATGTCCTCTCCGCCGGGTTCGTCGGTCGATCCGCCGCCGCACGCGGTGACGGTGCCGGCCGCGCAGAGCGCGACCAGTCCGGTCACCATGGCACGCCATGACCTGGCCCTTCTGTTCATTGCTCTCCTCACCGGCGGTCGGATCCCCTGTCAGGACCCCGAATGACTGATGCCGATACAAGCTAGCAATGGCAGGGCACCTCGAGGCGCCTTGCAATCACGCTGATCCGAACCCCCCTGAGCTGCGGTGTCAGCGGGTGATCAGCCAGGCGATGAGCACCAGCACAAGGAGGGCGAGCAACGCCATCGTCACACGTGAACGGATCATCGCTACAGCCCAGTCCCATCGTCGTCGAGAAACCGCCGCCGGTCGACCAGACCGGACACCGCCCCGACCAGCAGATTCAGCAGCACGGCAGCCCCTACGGCCAACGGCACCACCACCGCGAGGGTCACCAGCAGCTGCGGCACGAACGCCAATCCGGTCAGCCACTCCTCGACGCCGTCCCACCAGTCCAGGAAGGCCGCCACGTCATCTCACCTCGTCGGTCCGCCTGCGGGCGGAGGTTTCATTCATCCTGATTGCATTACCCCGGCCTCCGAAACGGCGCACCGGGCCGACGCCCATCCTACGTCCACCGCTTCCGGCGCCCGCGCGATGAGCTGTGGATCGTCGGGCACGTCATCCCCACGCCCGATCCTGCTCCGCGTTCACGACACCGCGAGCCCGCGTCGCCTCAGCAGCGGATCGATACCCGGGGCGCGGCCGATCAGTTCCCGGTGCGCGGCAAGCGGATCGACGCTGTCTCCGCGCGACAGCGTCGACTCGGCGAACCGGCGGCCGTTCTCACGCGAGAGTCCGCCTTCGGCGAGGAACCACTGTTCGGTCTCGGCGTCGAGGATCTCCGACCAGATGTACGAGTAATAGCCTGCCGAGTAGCCGCCGCCGAAGATGTGGTTGAAGTAGGCGGTGCGATACCTGGGCGGGATCAGATCGGTGGCCAGAGCGGCCTTCTCCAGCGCCGCCCGCTCGAATTCTTCGACGTCGGTGACGGCTTCGGCCTGCTCCGCACTCAGCCGGTGCCACTCCAGGTCCAGGACGGCCGCCGCCAGGTATTCGACGGTGCCGTGCGCGGATTCGGTGGTGGCCGCATCCCGCGCGGCCTGCGCCAGGTCGGCGGGAATCGGCTCACCGGTGCTGTAGTGGCGGGCGTAGTTTGCCAGCACGTCGGGGTGCAGCGCCCACATCTCGTTGACCTGCGAAGGGAATTCGACGAAATCACGCGGCACCGACGTGCCCGACTGCGAGGGATACTCCACCGACGACAGCAAACCGTGCAGCGTATGCCCGAACTCATGGAACAGCGTGGTCAGCTGGTCGGTCGAGAGCAGGCACGGTTCGCCCGCATCGGGCTTGGTCAAGTTCAGCACGTTGACGATGATCGGTGTGCTGCGCAGCGCCGTGGACTGGTCGACGATGCTGTTCATCCACGCCCCGCCGCGTTTGGACGGACGGGCGTAGAAGTCACCAAGATACAGTCCGATACCGGCGCCGGTGTCGTCGCGGACCTCCCACACCCGCACATCGGGATGGTAGCCGTGCAGGTCCGGGCGCGGGGTGAACTCGAGGCCGTACAGCCTGCCCGCGGCATGGAACACACCGTCGTCGAGCACTCGATCGAGTTCGCAGTACTCGGTGAACGCGCTCAGGTCGACCGGGGCCTGCGCCGTGCGCTCGCGGGTGAGCCAATATGTGACGTCGGCCGGTCCGATGGCGCCGCCCGCGAGCTCGGCGAGCCGGTCCAGCTCGGCCGTACCCGCGCGCATCGCCGACGCCGCCAGCTCGGCCAGCAGGTTCTCGACGGCCGCCGGATCGGGTGCGGTCTCCTCGGCGATCACATAGTCGGCATGTGTGCGGTAGCCGAGTAGTTCGGCACGTCGTGCCCGCAACCGAACGATCTCCAGCACGATATCCCGGGTGTCGAAGTCGTTGCCGCGCAGGCATCGCCGCACCGAGGCATCGAAAACCCGTTGCCGCACAGCCGGATCGGTGAGCGAGGTGAGCACCGACTGACTGGTCGGAAGTTGCAGCGCCAGCAGGTACTTGCCGTCGTGTCCGGCGTCGGCGGCCGCCCGGGCGGCCGCGGTGATCTGACCGACCGACAACCCGTCGAGATCGGCGGCGTCGTCGACGAGGACGGCCGAATCGTTGGTGTCATCGAGTAGCAGTTGCGAGAACGTGGTGGTCAGATATGCCAGCCGCGAGGAGATCTCCCGCATCTGCGCCTGCCCGTCGGCGGACAGTCCCGCGCCCGAGCGCACCATGCCGCGATATTGCTTGTCGAGCAGGCGGCGTTGCGGCTCGGTCAGTCCGAGGTCGTCGGCACGCTCGTGCAGCGACGAGATCCGCGCGAACAGTTCGGGGTTCATCGCGATCGTGTTGGCGTGATCGGTGAGTGCGGTCGACAGGTGCTGGGCGATCTCGTTGCGCCGTGGGTTGGTGTCGGGTCCGATGAGGTTGAAGAAGATCCCGCTCGCGCGCGCCAGGTCCCGGCCGCACAACTCCAGCGCCTCGGCGGTGTTGGCGAAGGTGACCGGCTCCGTATTCGCCGCGATCTTGTCCACCTCGGCGAGCCGGGTGGCCATGGCCTCGGTGAACGCGGGCAGGAAGTCGTCGTCGGAGATCGACGCGAAATCTGGCAGACCATGCGGCAGCTTCGACTGCGCGAGAACGGGATTCATCTCATTTACCCTTCGGCTTGTCCCCGGACTGATCGGTCGAGAGCGCGGCGACGAACGCCTCCTGCGGCACGTCGACGCGGCCGATGGTCTTCATCCGCTTCTTGCCCTCCTTCTGCTTCTCCAGCAGCTTGCGCTTACGCGAGATATCGCCGCCGTAGCATTTGGCGAGGACGTCCTTGCGGATGGCCCGGATATTCTCGCGCGCGATGATCTTCGATCCGATCGCCGCCTGGATGGGCACCTCGAACTGCTGCCGAGGGATGAGTTCTTTGAGTTTGAGC contains:
- a CDS encoding phosphoadenylyl-sulfate reductase, with the protein product MTTGTVTRTGRRHSEDELRAIAERGAAELGTDAGPEELLAWTARTFGDNFVVASNMQDAVLVDLAAKHIDTDLLDGHPLKILFLDTGYHFVETLGTRDAVEQVYGVEMVNIHPEHTVAEQDELLGRNLFSRDPGECCRLRKVVPLKTNLARYDAWVTGIRRVEAPTRANAPLISFDEGFGLVKINPIAPWSDEVMQDYIDTNGVLVNLLVDEGYPSIGCAPCTAKPEPGSDPRSGRWAGRAKTECGLHA
- the cysD gene encoding sulfate adenylyltransferase subunit CysD, with the protein product MWATRMTTIDTSRAGADVFIDELPPEEIHADEFTTLDALESEAIHIFREVAGEFERPVILFSGGKDSTVLLHLALKAFWPAPLPFALLHVDTGHNLPEIIQFRDEIVERHNLRLHVASVEEYLADGRLTERPDGIRNPLQTIPLLDAITENRFDAVFGGGRRDEERSRAKERIFSLRNAFGQWDPKRQRPELWNVYNGKHAPGEHVRVFPLSNWTELDIWRYIAREQVLLAPLYYAHEREVYERDGMWMTSGSWGGPREDETVEVRTVRYRTVGDGSTTGAILSDADTNEAVLDEVAASRLTERGATRGDDRVSEAAMEDRKREGYF
- a CDS encoding sulfate adenylyltransferase subunit 1, giving the protein MKHLPDLLRIATAGSVDDGKSTLVGRLLYDTKSVLADQIDAVVRASVDRGLDGPDLSLLVDGLRAEREQGITIDVAYRYFATPQRSFVLADTPGHVQYTRNTVSGASTAQLVILLVDARNGVVAQTRRHAAVMALLGVPQLVLAVNKIDLVNNPAEVFAQISQEFGELTRSLGWSDDQVIEIPVSALHGDNVAIKSDRTPYYDGPTLIEHLETVPNVTDRRQVGLRFPVQYVIRPRTAEYPDYRGYAGQIAAGRVSVGDEVVILPSGTRTTISQIDTADGQLATAHTGRSVTLLLADDVDASRGDVIAAVADAPEPIQQFTATVCWLAEKPLRPGARLLLKHGTRTTQAIIGGLDALFDEQNLTLIESPNTVELNQIGRITVQTAEPIVADDYQVNRENGSFLLIDPQGGNTLAAGLVGDALAPLHLQQAELV
- a CDS encoding sirohydrochlorin chelatase, translating into MPVDSPRLLLVAHGSRDPRFAATARRVTASVASAMPGVDVELAYLDLNEPTIGEAIERSGDCVVVPLLFAEGFHSKIDLPAIIAEHSLPGRRVVQTPVIGSHPLARALADRLAEAGLCDGDGVLLCAVGSSDAGADRHVRHRAIELSTLLHRPVEVVFATKLGSGEHELLSAVRRLKATGARRIALSPYFLSAGLLTERVDTALDRLCPDALVAGPLGAHPDVVSAVTDLYADAAGFGPASDGRADELVPEGLRSC
- a CDS encoding alpha/beta fold hydrolase; its protein translation is MRDFITDVDGARLSGETSEAPAVVLVHGMAGDRYDWNMLVDTLPDSLALLRYDLRGFGASTATDGVTFSHSDDLIAVLDAQGIDRAVLVGVSMGGAIVANTALNHPDRVSGLVLISPGLIGWRWSRDWRTRWRDVAALVRAGDIDAARSLWWAHPMFDAVRETSGAGDLREALDRYHGRQWLGDDQRPELPDIERLHTLRTPTVLLSGGRDVEDMRLIADTISAAAPNVERIDLPDAGHMLHRERPADVAAAITRLTRPILRRS
- a CDS encoding sulfate/molybdate ABC transporter ATP-binding protein, with the translated sequence MSITVTGANKRYGDFAALDDVSIEIPEGSLTSLLGPSGSGKSTLLRAIAGLDALDSGTVVIKGNDVSTASPQKRDIGFVFQHYAAFKHLTVRDNVAFGLKIRKRPKTEVDAKVDELLEIVGLAGFQKRYPAQLSGGQRQRMALARALAVDPQVLLLDEPFGALDAKVRDDLRKWLRRLHEDVGVTTVLVTHDQQEALDVSDRIAVLNKGRIEQVGSPDDLYDRPANEFVASFLGQTVRLNGELVRPHDIRIGRNPELALPAADAKLDTGVIKATVDRVVHLGFETRVELTSLASGEEFAAQITRGDANALNLVTGEQIYARATKVPALTTV
- the cysW gene encoding sulfate ABC transporter permease subunit CysW; the protein is MKITPWVRLSLRSVALAYLFVLLVVPVSLIFWRSFEHGFGQFWDWITTPAAISALQLSLIIVAIVVPLNVVFGIATALALVRGKFPGKGFLQAVVDLPFAVSPVVVGVALILLWGHGGWFGGIESLGFRIIFGFPGLVLATIFVTLPFVVREVEPVLREIGTEQEQAAATLGANAWQTFYRITLPAIRWGLTYGVVLTIARSLGEYGAVTMVSSNFPGVSQTLTLLVHSRYTDDYNEFGAYAAATLLMFVAILVLIAMTFIEHRAKGRLAEASQSYTAAPGGSADTAESAASGGDNHPSGSTAVLAGATGGKEGV
- the cysT gene encoding sulfate ABC transporter permease subunit CysT is translated as MSTATDHKPSGDKPAGAGAPGGFLGRSRTFSGVSPVQIGVAWLWLSIIVLLPLAAITVQSFDNGWSGFWDAITDDAAIDALRITVWVSLIVALINVVFGTLIAWVLVRDEFPGKAFVNAIIDLPFALPTIVASLVLLSLYGPNSPIDIQLNATQPALVIALTFVTLPFVVRQVQPVLLELDRDVEEAAAVLGASNVTTFTKIVLPALLPSILTGAGLAFTRAIGEFGSVVLIGGNIPGETQVASQYIQQQIEVDEPVNAAAISVVLLVIAFIALLVLRIVGRRQSVREEKDQ
- a CDS encoding sulfate ABC transporter substrate-binding protein, which encodes MVTGLVALCAAGTVTACGGGSTDEPGGEDISSGSQHVNLVAYAVPKAGFDLIIPAFRETDEGRDVGFSQSYGASGDQSRKVARRVPADVVNFSVEPDITRLVKEGVVDKDWQDQAPNRSTPFGSVVALVVRKGNPKNIKDWDDLLKPGVQVVTPNPGSSGSAKWNLLAPFAAKSNGGQNVQAGLDYVSELIRDHVTVVPKSGREATTAFEQGQGDVLISYENEAIMLERQNATSSKNQQVDYVLPPQTFKIENPVAVVNTSDHKPAARAFVDFLFTSEAQRLWAKQGFRPVVPEIITETAGQFPGTIEKLWTIDELGEVLGVGTADKNDGKDLTGWKAVDGALFGSKGAITKIYNSGGRL